One Pseudomonas sp. HOU2 genomic window carries:
- a CDS encoding adenosylcobinamide-GDP ribazoletransferase — MLPLWIALQFLSSLPIRLPGMPEPDQLGRSLLFYPLVGLLFGLILWAINLALAGAPLLLHAALLLTGWVLLSGALHLDGLADSADAWLGGFGDRERTLTIMKDPRSGPIAVVTLVLVLLLKFCALLALIEQGHAVMLIILPLLGRAALLGLFLTTPYVRAGGLGQALADHLPRRAGWWVLVASALGCLLVGGVKAIVALVVAFVGFVWLRHVMMRRLGGTTGDTAGALLELLEMAVLVGVVLV, encoded by the coding sequence ATGCTGCCACTGTGGATCGCCCTGCAATTTCTCAGCAGCTTGCCGATTCGCCTGCCGGGGATGCCCGAACCTGATCAGCTCGGCCGTTCGCTGCTGTTTTATCCGCTGGTGGGGCTGCTGTTCGGGCTGATCCTCTGGGCAATCAATCTGGCATTGGCGGGTGCGCCGTTGTTGCTGCATGCGGCGCTGTTGCTGACGGGGTGGGTGCTGCTCAGCGGCGCGCTGCACCTCGATGGACTGGCCGACAGCGCCGACGCCTGGCTCGGTGGTTTCGGTGATCGCGAGCGCACGCTGACCATCATGAAGGATCCGCGCAGCGGGCCGATTGCGGTGGTGACGCTGGTGTTGGTGTTGCTGCTGAAGTTCTGCGCGTTGCTGGCGCTGATCGAGCAGGGGCATGCAGTGATGTTGATCATCTTGCCACTGCTGGGGCGCGCGGCGTTGCTGGGGCTGTTTCTGACCACGCCGTATGTGCGGGCGGGTGGGTTGGGGCAGGCGTTGGCTGATCATCTGCCGCGTCGGGCGGGTTGGTGGGTGCTTGTGGCGAGTGCGCTGGGTTGTTTGTTGGTCGGCGGGGTGAAAGCGATTGTTGCGCTGGTTGTCGCGTTCGTCGGGTTTGTCTGGCTACGGCACGTGATGATGCGGCGGTTGGGCGGGACCACGGGTGATACGGCGGGGGCGTTGCTGGAATTGCTGGAGATGGCAGTGCTGGTTGGGGTGGTGTTGGTCTGA
- the cobU gene encoding bifunctional adenosylcobinamide kinase/adenosylcobinamide-phosphate guanylyltransferase, translating into MLQLILGGARSGKSRLAEKLASDSHLAVTYIATSQPLDGEMNARVAHHRARRPAEWALIEEPLELARVLRENASAERCLLVDCLTLWLTNLLMLDDAARLAAEREALLDCLASLPGEIIFVSNETGMGVVPLGELTRRYVDEAGWLHQALAERCQRVVLTVAGLPLTLKGPAL; encoded by the coding sequence ATGCTCCAACTGATCCTCGGCGGCGCCCGCTCCGGCAAAAGTCGCCTGGCGGAAAAACTCGCCAGCGACAGCCATCTGGCGGTCACTTACATCGCCACCAGCCAACCGCTGGACGGCGAAATGAACGCGCGCGTCGCCCATCACCGCGCCCGGCGTCCGGCCGAATGGGCGCTGATCGAAGAGCCGCTGGAACTGGCCCGCGTCCTGCGTGAAAACGCCAGTGCCGAGCGTTGCCTGCTGGTGGATTGCCTGACCCTGTGGCTGACCAATCTGCTGATGCTCGATGACGCCGCGCGTCTCGCCGCCGAGCGCGAAGCCCTGCTGGACTGCCTGGCGTCATTGCCGGGAGAAATCATTTTTGTCAGCAACGAGACCGGAATGGGTGTCGTGCCGCTGGGCGAATTGACTCGCCGCTACGTCGATGAAGCCGGTTGGCTGCATCAAGCTCTGGCCGAGCGTTGTCAGCGAGTCGTTCTGACCGTCGCCGGCCTGCCCCTGACCCTGAAAGGACCTGCGTTATGA
- a CDS encoding cobyric acid synthase — protein MTTLMVQGTTSDAGKSTLVTALCRWATRQGVAVVPFKPQNMALNSAVTADGGEIGRAQAVQAQAAHLEPHTDMNPVLLKPNSDTGAQVIIHGRAVTSMNAVAYHDYKAIAMQAVLASHERLSAAYPLVMVEGAGSPAEINLRAGDIANMGFAEAVDCPVLLIADINRGGVFAHLVGTLELLSPSEQARVKGFIINRFRGDIALLQPGLDWLQQRTGKPVVGVLPYVMDLHLEAEDGIDQRQTDKAEQVLKVVVPVLPRISNHTDFDPLRLHPQVDLQFIGPGQAIPAADLIILPGSKSVRSDLAYLRANGWDAAINRHLRYGGKLLGICGGLQMLGEQVHDPLGLEGAPGSSVGLGLLAFETTLEAEKQLRNVRGHLALENAEVSGYEIHAGVTVGLALENAAVHLDDGRCDGAMSLDGQVFGTYLHGLFESPQASAALLRWAGLSDVQEVDYHGLRERDIERLADLVEQHLDTGLLRQLCGI, from the coding sequence ATGACAACCTTGATGGTTCAGGGCACCACCTCCGATGCCGGTAAAAGCACGCTGGTGACGGCGCTGTGCCGCTGGGCCACCCGTCAGGGCGTGGCAGTGGTGCCGTTCAAACCGCAGAACATGGCGCTCAACAGCGCGGTGACCGCCGACGGCGGCGAGATCGGCCGGGCGCAAGCGGTGCAGGCGCAAGCCGCGCATCTCGAACCGCACACCGACATGAACCCGGTGTTGCTCAAGCCCAACAGCGACACCGGCGCGCAGGTAATCATCCATGGCCGCGCGGTCACCAGCATGAACGCGGTGGCGTATCACGACTACAAAGCCATCGCCATGCAAGCGGTGCTCGCGTCGCACGAGCGGCTCAGCGCGGCGTATCCGCTGGTGATGGTCGAAGGCGCTGGCTCGCCGGCCGAGATCAATCTGCGTGCCGGGGACATCGCCAACATGGGCTTTGCCGAGGCGGTGGATTGCCCGGTGCTGCTGATTGCCGACATTAATCGCGGCGGGGTGTTTGCGCATCTGGTCGGCACCCTTGAGTTGCTGTCGCCGAGCGAACAGGCGCGGGTCAAAGGCTTCATCATCAACCGCTTTCGCGGCGACATTGCTTTGCTGCAACCGGGCCTCGACTGGCTGCAACAGCGCACCGGCAAACCGGTGGTCGGTGTGCTGCCGTACGTGATGGATCTGCACCTGGAAGCCGAGGACGGCATCGATCAGCGCCAGACCGACAAGGCCGAGCAAGTGCTGAAAGTGGTGGTGCCGGTGCTGCCGCGCATCAGCAACCACACCGACTTCGATCCGCTGCGTCTGCATCCGCAGGTCGATCTGCAATTCATCGGCCCGGGGCAGGCGATTCCTGCCGCCGACCTGATCATCCTGCCGGGCTCGAAAAGCGTGCGCAGCGACCTCGCGTATCTGCGCGCCAACGGCTGGGACGCAGCGATCAATCGGCACTTGCGTTACGGCGGCAAGTTGCTGGGGATCTGCGGCGGTCTGCAGATGCTCGGCGAGCAGGTGCACGATCCGCTGGGTCTGGAAGGCGCGCCGGGTTCGAGTGTCGGTCTGGGTTTGCTGGCGTTCGAAACCACGCTGGAAGCCGAGAAGCAATTGCGCAATGTCCGTGGGCATCTGGCGCTGGAAAACGCTGAGGTCAGTGGCTATGAAATCCATGCGGGCGTGACGGTGGGGCTGGCGCTGGAGAACGCTGCGGTGCATCTGGATGACGGTCGTTGCGACGGCGCGATGAGTCTGGACGGGCAGGTGTTCGGCACTTATCTGCACGGCTTGTTCGAGTCGCCGCAAGCCAGTGCCGCGTTGCTGCGCTGGGCCGGGTTGAGCGATGTGCAGGAGGTGGATTACCACGGCTTGCGCGAGCGCGATATCGAGCGGCTGGCGGATCTGGTGGAGCAGCATCTGGATACCGGGCTGCTGCGTCAGCTCTGCGGGATTTGA
- the cobT gene encoding nicotinate-nucleotide--dimethylbenzimidazole phosphoribosyltransferase — protein sequence MTQAWWLNPCQSVSAEIVEQAAARQQQLTKPAGSLGRLESVAVQLAGLQGQIKPTLEQVWIAIFAGDHGVVAEGVSAFPQEVTGQMLLNFVSGGAAISVLARQLDAQLEVVDLGTVTPTLNLPGVRHLNIGPGTANFAKGAAMTQAQGELALQAGRDSVLRAKAAGAQLFIGGEMGIGNTTAASALACALLDCPVAHLTGPGTGLNAEGVSHKAQVIERALALHAAQRGDALQTLFNLGGFEIAALVGAYLACAQEGVAVLVDGFICTVAALVAVRLNPACREWLLFGHRGAEPGHRHVLETLNAEPLLELGLRLGEGSGAALAVPLLRLACDLHGQMATFAEAAVADRPA from the coding sequence ATGACCCAAGCGTGGTGGTTGAACCCGTGCCAATCCGTGAGTGCCGAGATCGTTGAGCAAGCGGCGGCGCGCCAGCAACAACTGACCAAACCAGCCGGCTCCCTCGGTCGCCTCGAAAGCGTGGCGGTGCAACTCGCCGGGTTGCAGGGGCAGATCAAGCCGACGCTGGAGCAGGTCTGGATCGCGATTTTTGCCGGTGATCATGGCGTGGTCGCGGAAGGCGTTTCGGCGTTCCCGCAGGAAGTCACCGGGCAGATGTTGCTGAACTTTGTCAGCGGCGGTGCGGCGATCAGCGTGTTGGCGCGGCAGCTCGATGCGCAGCTGGAAGTGGTCGATCTGGGCACCGTGACTCCGACGTTGAATCTGCCGGGTGTGCGTCATCTGAACATCGGCCCGGGCACGGCGAATTTCGCCAAGGGCGCGGCGATGACCCAGGCACAGGGCGAACTCGCGTTGCAGGCCGGTCGCGACAGCGTGCTACGCGCCAAAGCGGCTGGCGCGCAGTTGTTCATCGGCGGCGAAATGGGCATCGGCAACACCACTGCCGCCAGTGCGCTGGCGTGTGCCTTGCTCGACTGCCCGGTGGCGCATCTGACCGGTCCCGGCACCGGGTTGAACGCCGAAGGCGTCAGCCATAAAGCACAAGTGATCGAGCGCGCACTGGCGCTGCACGCGGCACAGCGCGGCGATGCGTTGCAAACCCTGTTCAACCTCGGCGGTTTTGAAATCGCTGCACTGGTCGGCGCGTACCTGGCCTGTGCCCAGGAAGGCGTCGCGGTGCTGGTCGACGGCTTTATCTGCACGGTCGCCGCGTTGGTCGCGGTGCGGCTGAACCCGGCCTGCCGCGAGTGGCTGCTGTTCGGTCATCGTGGCGCCGAGCCGGGCCATCGTCATGTGCTGGAAACCCTTAACGCCGAACCGTTGCTGGAGCTCGGCCTGCGTTTGGGCGAGGGCAGCGGGGCGGCGTTGGCCGTGCCGCTGTTGCGTCTGGCCTGTGACCTTCACGGGCAGATGGCGACGTTCGCCGAAGCCGCGGTGGCGGATCGTCCGGCATGA
- the cobD gene encoding threonine-phosphate decarboxylase CobD, with translation MLEHGGRLRKAALDYGIAEADWLDLSSGLAPWPFEVPPIPLRAWARLPETDDGLEQAACDYYGASQVLPVAGSQMAIQLLPRLRRAGKVGVLSPCYAEHAEAWRRSGYIVREVLEQEVEFFLDSLDVLVVVNPNNPTGLSLTPARLLDWHARLAQRGGWLVVDEAFMDNTPQLSLAPHAHQIGLIVLRSFGKFFGLAGVRLGFVLAERKLLRLLAEQVGPWAVSGPTRVLGQACLQDTEAHTRQRIRSDEASERLALLLERYGFKPHGGCALFQWLITEHAAALHEFMARRGILLRIFTHNSSLRFGLPANAAEEARLEQALQAFAKEIQ, from the coding sequence ATGCTTGAGCACGGTGGCCGGCTGCGCAAGGCTGCACTCGATTACGGGATTGCCGAAGCCGACTGGCTCGATCTGTCCAGCGGCCTCGCCCCTTGGCCGTTTGAGGTGCCGCCTATTCCGTTGCGCGCCTGGGCACGTTTGCCGGAAACCGACGACGGCCTGGAACAGGCTGCGTGCGATTACTACGGCGCCTCGCAGGTGCTGCCGGTGGCCGGTTCGCAGATGGCGATCCAGTTGCTGCCGCGTTTGCGCCGCGCCGGCAAGGTCGGAGTGTTGTCGCCATGTTATGCCGAGCACGCCGAGGCCTGGCGGCGCAGTGGTTACATCGTGCGCGAAGTGCTGGAGCAGGAAGTCGAATTCTTTCTCGACAGCCTCGACGTGCTGGTGGTGGTCAATCCGAACAACCCCACCGGCCTGAGCCTGACCCCGGCGCGGCTGCTCGACTGGCACGCGCGGCTGGCTCAGCGTGGCGGCTGGCTGGTGGTCGATGAAGCGTTCATGGACAACACGCCGCAGCTGAGTCTGGCGCCGCATGCCCACCAGATCGGATTGATTGTGCTGCGTTCGTTCGGCAAGTTTTTCGGTCTGGCCGGGGTGCGTCTGGGCTTTGTGCTGGCCGAGCGCAAGTTGCTCAGATTGCTCGCGGAACAGGTCGGACCCTGGGCGGTCAGCGGGCCGACGCGGGTGCTCGGTCAGGCCTGCCTGCAAGACACCGAAGCGCATACCCGGCAACGTATTCGCAGCGACGAGGCCAGCGAACGTCTGGCGCTGTTGCTGGAGCGCTACGGCTTCAAACCCCACGGTGGTTGCGCGCTGTTTCAGTGGCTGATCACCGAACACGCGGCGGCGCTGCACGAATTCATGGCCCGACGCGGCATCCTTCTGCGCATCTTCACCCACAACAGCAGCCTGCGTTTTGGCCTGCCTGCCAACGCCGCTGAAGAGGCGCGCCTCGAACAGGCGCTGCAAGCTTTCGCCAAGGAAATCCAATGA
- the cbiB gene encoding adenosylcobinamide-phosphate synthase CbiB → MSVALLSVAAVALDALLGEPKRWHPLVAFGNFAGRIERRFNAGGRGWRSHGVTAWVIAVLPLTLLATAFSWAPYMGWIVEILALYCALGMRSLGEHVEPVAKALRSDDLEEARKRVGYLVSRQTSELDSTAVARAATESVLENGSDAVFAALFWFVVAGAPGVVLYRLSNTLDAMWGYRNERFERFGWCAAKIDDVLNYIPARLVALTYALLGNTRLAWKCWRSQGPQWDSPNAGPVMAAGAGALNVELGGPAIYHGELHERPQLGEGPPADADSIDRGWQLVQRGVWLWLLILCVGAEFYA, encoded by the coding sequence ATGAGTGTGGCGTTGTTGAGTGTCGCCGCGGTTGCGCTGGATGCGCTGCTGGGTGAACCGAAACGCTGGCATCCGCTGGTGGCGTTCGGCAATTTTGCCGGGCGCATCGAGCGCCGTTTCAACGCGGGCGGGCGCGGCTGGCGCAGTCACGGGGTCACCGCGTGGGTGATCGCGGTGCTGCCGCTGACGCTGCTCGCCACGGCGTTTTCCTGGGCGCCGTATATGGGCTGGATCGTCGAGATTCTGGCGCTGTATTGCGCCCTCGGCATGCGCAGCCTCGGCGAACACGTCGAGCCCGTGGCCAAAGCCCTGCGCAGTGATGATCTGGAAGAAGCACGCAAGCGTGTTGGCTATCTGGTCAGCCGCCAGACCAGCGAACTGGACAGCACCGCTGTTGCGCGCGCGGCCACCGAGTCGGTACTGGAGAACGGCAGTGACGCGGTGTTCGCCGCGCTGTTCTGGTTTGTCGTGGCCGGTGCGCCGGGGGTGGTGCTTTATCGCCTGAGCAACACGCTCGACGCGATGTGGGGCTATCGCAACGAGCGCTTCGAGCGCTTCGGCTGGTGCGCGGCAAAGATCGACGACGTGCTCAACTACATTCCGGCCCGGCTGGTGGCGCTGACCTACGCGCTGCTGGGCAACACCCGGCTTGCATGGAAATGCTGGCGCAGCCAGGGCCCGCAATGGGACAGCCCGAATGCCGGTCCAGTGATGGCGGCCGGTGCCGGCGCGTTGAATGTCGAACTGGGCGGCCCGGCGATCTATCACGGCGAACTGCACGAGCGTCCGCAACTGGGCGAAGGTCCGCCGGCGGATGCCGATTCGATTGATCGCGGCTGGCAATTGGTCCAGCGCGGGGTATGGTTATGGCTGCTGATTCTCTGCGTGGGGGCTGAATTCTATGCTTGA
- the cobC gene encoding alpha-ribazole phosphatase family protein: MTLRLDLLRHGETELGGGLRGSLDDALTEKGWAQMRAAVVAGGPWDRLISSPLQRCARFAAELGEQLNLPVHLDKDLQELHFGAWEGQSAAALMETDAEALGLFWADPYAFTPPQGEPVSDFAERVLGAVARLHQAYAGERVLLISHGGVMRLLLAQARGLPREQLLTVEVAHASLFALSIEADGVLKEGH, translated from the coding sequence ATGACCTTGCGTCTGGACCTGCTGCGCCACGGTGAGACTGAGCTGGGCGGCGGTTTGCGCGGCAGCCTCGATGATGCGCTCACCGAAAAAGGCTGGGCACAGATGCGTGCCGCCGTGGTGGCGGGCGGGCCATGGGATCGATTGATCAGCTCGCCGCTGCAGCGTTGTGCGCGGTTTGCCGCCGAGCTGGGTGAGCAACTGAATCTGCCGGTTCATTTGGACAAGGATCTGCAAGAACTGCATTTCGGCGCCTGGGAAGGGCAGAGCGCGGCGGCACTGATGGAGACCGATGCCGAGGCGCTGGGGCTGTTCTGGGCCGATCCATATGCCTTCACGCCACCACAGGGTGAGCCGGTCAGCGATTTTGCTGAACGTGTGCTGGGCGCGGTTGCGCGGTTGCATCAGGCCTATGCCGGTGAACGTGTTTTGTTGATCAGTCATGGCGGCGTGATGCGCCTGTTGCTGGCGCAGGCGCGTGGCCTGCCGCGTGAGCAGTTGCTCACTGTCGAAGTCGCGCATGCTTCGCTGTTTGCGCTCAGCATCGAAGCCGATGGCGTGCTCAAGGAAGGTCACTGA